One Phoenix dactylifera cultivar Barhee BC4 chromosome 14, palm_55x_up_171113_PBpolish2nd_filt_p, whole genome shotgun sequence DNA window includes the following coding sequences:
- the LOC120113083 gene encoding purple acid phosphatase 15-like, translating to MPKVMMKCWWKLPLAAAVLVLSVVGSNGEIPTTLDGPFDPVTSPLDHKKFRGLAVDLPDSDPRVQWQARGFEPEQISISLSTTPDSIWISWVTGFGQFCGETPVRQ from the exons ATGCCCAAAGTGATGATGAAGTGCTGGTGGAAACTTCCGCTTGCGGCAGCAGTCTTGGTCTTGTCGGTCGTCGGCAGTAACGGCGAGATCCCGACGACACTGGATGGGCCTTTCGATCCAGTGACCTCGCCCCTTGATCACAAGAAGTTCCGCGGCCTCGCTGTGGACCTGCCGGACTCTGATCCGAGGGTGCAGTGGCAGGCCCGGGGCTTCGAGCCGGAGCAGATCTCCATCTCCCTCTCCACCACCCCGGACTCTATCTGGATCTCTTGGGTCACAG GTTTTGGTCAGTTCTGCGGAGAAACTCCGGTGAGGCAGTAA